In Gigantopelta aegis isolate Gae_Host chromosome 14, Gae_host_genome, whole genome shotgun sequence, the following proteins share a genomic window:
- the LOC121388689 gene encoding peroxisomal coenzyme A diphosphatase NUDT7-like isoform X2 yields MSSEVVPVEVIRQRFQKYDVRNSKDEICPHVLYPHLQRASVLVPIFSKNGRWHVLLTIRSGMLRVHTGNVAFPGGLRDQSDVDEVDTALREAEEEIGLSRHDVTVLAVFQHTFVLPRYIVSPVIGVIPDNFVAKPNPNEISSVFDLPLDTFFNKADKQLWVGFGVEGFTPLFRCFVNDIKIHVWGFTAVTCLLAACVTYDVGRKAALEEGSFGIVDDVFAELRFSFHHYSQNIKSRM; encoded by the coding sequence TGGTTCCTGTCGAGGTCATACGTCAGCGATTCCAGAAATATGACGTACGAAACTCTAAGGATGAAATTTGTCCTCACGTCCTGTATCCCCATTTACAACGAGCTAGTGTCCTGGTGCCGATTTTCTCCAAGAATGGACGGTGGCACGTGTTACTAACCATTCGCTCGGGTATGCTGAGGGTTCACACCGGAAATGTAGCTTTCCCAGGTGGCCTGAGGGACCAATCGGATGTCGACGAAGTGGACACAGCTCTCCGAGAAGCGGAGGAAGAGATTGGCCTGTCGAGACATGACGTCACAGTTTTGGCAGTTTTCCAACACACTTTCGTCCTTCCACGGTACATTGTTTCTCCTGTGATAGGTGTAATTCCCGATAACTTTGTTGCAAAACCAAACCCTAACGAGATTTCATCTGTGTTTGACCTTCCACTTGACACCTTTTTCAATAAAGCTGATAAGCAACTTTGGGTAGGATTTGGAGTCGAAGGTTTTACACCTTTGTTCCGCTGTTTTGTGAATGATATAAAAATTCATGTTTGGGGCTTCACAGCTGTGACGTGTCTGTTGGCAGCGTGTGTGACGTATGACGTAGGAAGAAAAGCTGCACTAGAGGAGGGCTCATTTGGAATCGTCGATGACGTTTTTGCTGAATTACGATTTTCGTTCCATCATTACAGCCAAAACATTAAATCACGAATGTAA